The Bombus huntii isolate Logan2020A chromosome 11, iyBomHunt1.1, whole genome shotgun sequence genome includes a window with the following:
- the LOC126871370 gene encoding prostaglandin reductase 1-like, with the protein MVKTRRFIVAKHFQKNPERSDLQLIEEELPSLHNGEYLVEAEYLSVDPYMRVYIQRYPVGVTMIGAQVAKIIESKNPDFPVGRRIVGYLGWRTHTIINPHRSSEYESLSQKPTLVPDIGDLSPSLYLGILGMPGATAYFGLLEICKPKQGEVLVVSGAAGAVGSLVGQMGKHVFGLTVIGIAGSDEKCKWLVEELGFDHAINYKKGDVEVALRKAVPKGIDCYFDNVGGDISSIVIYQMKPFGRVAVCGSISSYNADSSSLPKSTILQPSFVFNQLKMEGFVVTRWDNRFSEATKKNLQWIHEGKLRYRETITKGFDNMFDAFVGMLQGKNIGKAVVQV; encoded by the exons atggTAAAAACAAGAAGATTCATTGTAGCAaaacattttcaaaagaatCCGGAGCGATCAGATTTGCAATTGATCGAAGAAGAATTACCTTCTCTTCATAATGGAG AGTACCTTGTTGAAGCAGAATATCTCTCTGTGGATCCTTACATGCGAGTTTATATTCAGAGATATCCAGTGGGTGTAACAATGATTGGTGCACAAGTAGCTAAAATCATTGAATCAAAGAATCCAGATTTCCCAGTAGGAAGAAGAATTGTTGGTTATTTGGGGTGGAGAACACATACCATTATAAATCCACATCGTTCATCTGAATATGAATCCTTAAGCCAAAAACCAACACTGGTACCTGATATTGGAGATCTATCACCATCACTGTATCTAGGAATTTTAGGAATGCCAGG AGCCACAGCATATTTTGGTCTTCTAGAAATTTGTAAGCCGAAACAAGGCGAGGTTCTTGTTGTAAGTGGAGCAGCAGGAGCTGTTGGTTCCCTTGTTGGTCAAATGGGAAAACATGTTTTTGGACTTACTGTCATTGGTATTGCTGGTTCAGATGAGAAGTGTAAATGGCTTGTAGAAGAACTTGGTTTTGATCATgctattaattacaaaaaagGAGATGTTGAAGTTGCTTTAAGGAAAGCTGTGCCAAAAGGAATTGACTGCTATTTTGATAAT GTGGGTGGAGACATTTCCAGTATTGTTATATACCAAATGAAACCCTTTGGTCGTGTAGCTGTATGTGGATCTATATCTTCGTACAACGCAGATTCATCATCGCTACCAAAATCGACGATTCTTCAACCGTCGTTTGTGTTTAATCAATTAAAGATGGAAGGTTTCGTAGTGACTCGTTGGGATAATCGTTTTTCAGAAGCCACAAAAAAGAATCTTCAATGGATACACGAAGGGAAGCTTCGCTATCGTGAAACAATTACAAAAGGTTTTGATAACATGTTTGATGCATTTGTTGGCATGTTACAAGGAAAGAACATTGGCAAAGCTGTTGTTCAAGTTTGA